A window of Castanea sativa cultivar Marrone di Chiusa Pesio chromosome 1, ASM4071231v1 contains these coding sequences:
- the LOC142621608 gene encoding uncharacterized protein LOC142621608, translating to MRKRFIYETINGNQPQTLTRLSPHKKTGDFPMVTVLIDQDTKRRRRDRLERIFLPFEVETILNIPISYHAQEDQLIWVGNKNGTFTVKSAYYVARKIVEGNSRGEPSVGDVRALLWKKMWHLNILAKVRIFSWRLCMDAIPTMLNLNKRGVQVEPICPLCKDDIESVEHAIFKCEIAGCVWKMWEDCPINIMDINRDVSDLAIEILHQGTQRDLEKCFGVAWRIWLNRNQVIYEENGEPAAHIWGFAIRMTKDYKDVNGLKVKHKENKKQQWEPPPEGFYTINVDGAIPLTNGQSGVGMLIRDWNRRVIAVVSMPLPRRYSVKETEAIVVEQGLVLAKELGLEKIIVEGDSFLTIQAIETMDVRGVAGHIIKGMVLGRLVAACKRQKSDTLTGTTTK from the coding sequence atgagaaaacGATTCATATATGAGACGATAAATGGCAACCAACCCCAAACACTTACAAGATTATCTCCCCACAAAAAGACTGGTGATTTCCCAATGGTTACGGTTTTGATTGACCAAGATACAAAGAGACGGAGAAGAGACAGGTTAGAAAGAATATTCCTGCCTTTTGAAGTTGAGACAATCTTAAATATACCAATCAGCTATCATGCTCAGGAGGATCAATTAATTTGGGTGGGAAATAAAAATGGAACTTTCACAGTGAAAAGTGCATACTATGTTGCTAGGAAAATCGTTGAAGGAAATAGCAGGGGAGAACCATCTGTTGGAGACGTGAGAGCTCTGTTATGGAAAAAGATGTGGCACTTAAATATACTAGCAAAGGTAAGAATTTTTTCCTGGAGGCTATGTATGGATGCAATCCCCACAAtgctaaatttaaataaaagaggaGTCCAAGTAGAACCTATTTGCCCATTGTGTAAAGATGATATAGAATCTGTTGAGCATGCCATTTTTAAATGTGAGATAGCTGGTTGTGTGTGGAAGATGTGGGAGGACTGCCCCATTAATATAATGGATATCAATAGGGATGTTTCAGATCTGGCCATTGAAATTCTTCACCAAGGAACCCAAAGGGATCTAGAGAAGTGTTTTGGAGTGGCTTGGAGGATTTGGTTAAATAGGAACCAGGTTATTTATGAGGAAAATGGAGAACCAGCAGCTCATATTTGGGGGTTTGCAATTCGTATGACTAAAGACTACAAAGATGTAAATGGCTTGAAGGTAAAGcacaaagagaacaaaaagCAACAATGGGAACCTCCACCAGAGGGTTTCTACACTATAAATGTGGATGGTGCCATTCCTTTGACCAATGGTCAATCCGGGGTAGGAATGTTAATTCGAGATTGGAATAGAAGAGTGATAGCTGTTGTGTCTATGCCCCTTCCAAGAAGATACTCTGTTAAGGAAACTGAAGCAATCGTAGTTGAACAAGGCTTAGTTTTGGCTAAAGAACTGGGCTTGGAGAAAATCATTGTAGAGGGTGACTCCTTCCTGACTATCCAAGCTATTGAAACCATGGATGTTAGGGGGGTTGCTGGACACATTATAAAAGGTATGGTATTGGGCAGGCTTGTAGCAGCTTGCAAGAGGCAAAAGTCAGACACATTGACaggaacaacaacaaaatag
- the LOC142622199 gene encoding polyadenylate-binding protein-interacting protein 7: protein MSLSKKGTQANTTKLSNLSKATSLNPNAAEFVPFSLRSSSSGSTSTADAAARLANSGTLGKAVLDRSESSVSNISDEEAHQYWRRQLPDDITPDFKVMGEDESQGIGNLSLAGLSLHDVSEASKFPASTGSGYLLNEPQELSPHNINGHSYAGKLRFPTSSYGEDLSSPSFLHMSPKPWDSQTVNSHQFREGPPYDSNSRHGFMNDMLGEQAIVEDNEMNPIELLVSHFPGFAAESLAEVYFASGGDINLTIDMLTQLELQVDGGFNQSVNSKTLSTPNLSSMDFPALTVPDSQNGPPKYAGDDLQQNGNPFRSSDKDNMLMFKSGSSIPSRGAIDFASAVRKLASQDSGIWKYERNGSADATIGSSRSSHVLASAYSSGQGRGIYGDRLQDRGSARAAPVWLETGDAVANMYSELREEARDHARLRNAYFDQARQAFLIGNKALAKELSAKGQVHNMHMKAAHGKAQESIYRQRNPVPPEMQGNGRGQERMIDLHGLHVSEAIHVLKHELSVLRGTARAAEQRLQVYICVGTGHHTRGARTPVRLPIAVQRYLLEEEGLEYTEPQPGLLRIVIY, encoded by the exons ATGAGCTTATCCAAGAAAGGAACCCAAGCTAACACCACGAAGCTGAGCAACCTAAGCAAGGCAACATCCTTGAATCCAAATGCAGCAGAGTTTGTTCCCTTTTCCCTTAGATCATCATCATCTGGAAGCACCAGCACTGCAGATGCTGCAGCAAGGCTTGCTAATTCTGGGACTCTAGGAAAAGCAGTGCTAGATAGATCAGAGTCATCTGTTTCGAATATTTCTGATGAAGAGGCCCATCAATACTGGCGTCGCCAGCTCCCCGATGATATTACCCCTGACTTTAAGGTCATGGGAGAAGATGAATCTCAAGGTATTGGGAACCTCTCTTTGGCGGGTTTGTCCTTGCATGATGTTAGTGAAGCTTCAAAGTTTCCTGCTTCTACAGGCAGTGGATACTTGTTAAATGAGCCGCAAGAATTATCTCCACACAATATTAATGGTCATAGCTATGCTGGAAAGTTGAGATTTCCTACTTCATCCTATGGTGAAGATTTGTCGTCGCCTAGTTTTCTTCATATGTCACCTAAGCCATGGGATAGCCAAACAGTGAATAGTCATCAGTTCAGGGAGGGGCCTCCTTATGATAGCAATTCTAGACATGGGTTTATGAACGATATGTTGGGTGAGCAAGCAATTGTGGAGGATAATGAGATGAACCCCATTGAGTTATTGGTTTCTCATTTCCCAGGTTTTGCTGCTGAAAGCCTTGCAGAAGTATACTTTGCCAGCGGAGGCGATATAAACCTGACAATTGATATGCTCACTCAGTTAGAG cTTCAAGTTGATGGTGGTTTCAATCAGAGTGTGAACTCAAAGACCTTATCAACCCCCAATCTTAGTTCAATGGACTTCCCTGCTCTTACTGTTCCCGATAGTCAGAATGGTCCTCCAAAATATGCTGGAGATGATCTCCAACAAAATGGCAATCCTTTTCGATCTTCTGACAAGGACAACATGCTTATGTTCAAATCTGGATCTTCCATTCCATCTAGGGGTGCTATAGATTTTGCTTCAGCTGTCAGGAAATTGGCATCTCAGGATTCTGGTATATGGAAGTATGAAAGAAATGGTTCTGCTGATGCCACTATTGGCTCAAGTAGAAGTTCCCATGTTTTGGCTAGTGCTTACAGTAGTGGACAAGGGAGAGGCATCTATGGTGACAGGCTGCAAGATCGTGGTTCTGCTCGAGCGGCTCCTGTCTGGCTTGAAACTGGAGATGCAGTTG CAAATATGTATTCGGAGCTGCGAGAGGAAGCTCGTGACCATGCACGCCTGCGCAATGCATACTTTGATCAG GCACGGCAAGCATTCCTTATTGGTAATAAGGCTCTAGCAAAGGAACTGAGTGCTAAAGGGCAGGTGCACAACATGCATATGAAGGCAGCTCATGGGAAAGCTCAAGAATCTATTTATCGTCAGAG GAACCCAGTTCCTCCAGAGATGCAGGGCAATGGAAGAGGACAAGAGCGGATGATAGACTTGCATGGGCTGCATGTTAGTGAAGCCATTCATGTTCTGAAGCACGAGTTGAGCGTGTTGAGGGGCACTGCCAGAGCAGCTGAGCAGCGCCTGCAGGTTTACATATGTGTTGGAACAGGTCACCACACCAGGGGTGCCCGCACTCCAGTTAGGCTCCCTATTGCTGTGCAACGTTATTTGCTTGAAGAAGAGGGCCTTGAATACACCGAGCCACAGCCAGGGCTGCTTCGAATTGTGATATATTGA